The Phlebotomus papatasi isolate M1 chromosome 3, Ppap_2.1, whole genome shotgun sequence genomic sequence ACCGGTCAgtagttctcgaacaaaaagtgctaaccaaatactatatggaaatggcactgtcgTTTTAAAGTTatcagaattcagctgaaaatacatgcggcgttttcagctgaattgaaattggtTAGAATTTGGAGCTCGCTAGGTACtgcagaggtgagcaagaaccgtttgaaaccgaacaaacgtcaaatgaaaattttagttcAATGCTCAAaacgggatcgggaatcttcgttttttccattttgttttttcacttttatttttcccagtttgtccttggaatctttgtcttaggtaatttctgttttttggaaactttgtctttgaaaattttgtctttcatacattttgcacaattatcggaaattttgtctgtcacaccttttgcacaagtatattttacaactttccaaaaatttcctttttctcagaaaatttccctttgctccaaAGGACGAtactaaaaacctcccaaaaacataaaatttccctttgcccaaaatgacgaaactaaaaatttcccaaaacacagaaaatttccctttgccccgacaggcgatactgataacttcccaaaacacagaaaatttccttttgccctgaagggcgaaactaaaaacttcaaaaaacacaattgtaatatcattattttatttaataaaatatacttgtttaaaatatatgaaagacaagatttccaaagacaaagtttctcaaaaacaaaaattaccaaaaacaaaagtgtaaaaaactaaatagaaaaaacaaagattccgcaaaccggtcaaaacgctatctggatatatttattttgacgttaattcggtctCAAACGGTTCTCACTCAACTCTGCTCTCCTGTAATTAATGCCCTccttatttcttaaaatatttaccagtttgattcaaatatgttttcttacaaattagacaagtaaaaattttatttgctggCCAAACTGTCCCGGTCTCCTCTAGCGTGTCAGGTACTTCAAAATTCGAAAGTTTGAAATGTACTTCTAGGGCTAAAACGCCAAATACGGGAACTTCCTCTTGcgagaaaaaaaacgaaaagacTTTTGATTCGGCTTAATGTTTTCGAAAACCTACTCTCAACATGACAGaagtcaatttaaaaaatttaaggttTTTATTTGACAAATTAAAGGAATTACTGAGATCACCGATATTCGTGTGATTAAAACCcaaaatgataaattaaaaCTCATTTGAGAAAGTAGATTTTTTGACTTTCTcatgtgtttgacagctgtcactccAAAATAGGAGAGCCAAATATATCGGAGGAGAGCTCTATGTAAGCATGTTCAAATTacgtttcatttcaaaataaaaaaaattaaaaattttattacatttattgaaaattaaaaaaatactcaatATATTATattgatatttgataaaaagtaaatatttctttaattacttcaaattattttttttatacctcAAGCTTATGAAATTTGTATAAAAGGTAATGCAATTAATTTTAGGAAGATTTACTAataaaaaaacagttttataTCAGACTTGTAAATCGATCCATTTTCTCCTGATTGATATATCTTTGCAATAAagataattataaattttaatatattttcaatgaGAGATAAAAGTTAGTTCCATGTAATTTCGAATGAGcgatataaattgaaaatatttgttctCAAGTGACCtaatattatgcccaacgcgcaataacttttgttttgaaaacatgttatCGAAACTTTCTgcaagaatgagcgagatgactagattttcATCTCTTTCACTCACATTTGAactcaaaaaacatgtttacaaaacaatagttattgtgcgttacGCATTATATTAAGTACGAAAgtgggaaaaataaataaattgtaaaatgttAGTTTACAACGGTCCAACAATGAAAAAAGTAATATCCGACGCATTATAACTTTTGATTTGTAAACAAGTTTTCGGAActttctataagagtgagcgagatgactaggtgTTAGTATCATTCATTACCACTGAActgtcaaataaatatttacaaaattgttgaattgttgagcgttgggcataatgctaagcgcataataacttttgtttgtaaacatgtttacaaaattgcatatgagagagagcgaaataactagatctatatttcattcactctcattaaaatatcaaaaacatattacaaaataaaagttactgTTCGCTGAGcataatgctcagcgcacaatattttttattttataaacatgtttttaacatttcaatgagagtgaatgaaacagaaatctagtcatcttgctctttctcataggaaattttgaaaacatattcccaaacaaaagttattgtgcgttgggcataattccAAATGATaaacaataacaataaaaatatttactatcAATGCCTATTTTGAGTACGATTTCGGAATATTATGATGAGAAAATGTCGACAAACTGAAGAATTTTGACGTATTTTGATCAAAATACTTCAAAACATTCCATTTTGATGAAAACATAAATCACTTTTATTAGATATAATGACtcttaataaagaaaaaaaaattgtttaatgacCTAGTCGTCCTTATAGGGTTAATTTGGACATTTGTCCACATGGTGTTTTCATGAGGCAATTTTCTATGATTTCATCGCGAAAAGCAGCTTgccattttttgcaaaatgaaacCTTATCAATGGAAATTTGATAATAGGGTCAGTGGTTCAAATTGCGCAAAACCCAAGCttgagattcttttttttctaaaagagacATGAGTTCATCAATCCCATAGATTTTGCGTggaaaaaaatcgtgaaataaTTTCATAGGAATTTTTCTCATTAAGCCTCCCCCTATGATCATGTGAAAGCCCCCTCGCCGATTCCCACCGTCATCCAGAGGCCTCAGGATGTGGCAACTTCCACCCAGATCCCTTCAAAGAATGAAGAAGTGTCGTCGAATTTGGGACCAGAAGACAATCCATCAACAGCTGTTTGGTAGGTATTTTATTACAGTTTTTACTTTGAATATCAAGAGTAGAGGCAGGAGGTTATGATGTaaagtgaggttatatttaGAGGAATAACCTTAAAATCTTGTAATCAGTGTAACCTTAAGTAGAATGTGTTTCAGGTGATGTAAGCTTATTAATTTTTAGCATTATTTCTGCTTAACATCATTACAAATcacttttgatgatttttttggaaacttttgtATCACCAATCCCTAAAAACGTTGATCAACTTTTGGTTATGTCCGCGTGATCTTTTTAATTCAACATGAAACAGCCAAGGTGGATGAATTTTTACATGCTGTTCTTAGCATTGTAAGATTTTTCTATCTAAAAgacattcatttaaaatttgaaggttatgttaGATTGAGGTTAATTCCGAACATAACCTTATTTCAcaacaaaattgatatttattgATATTTACTTTAAATTTGGAACTAAGAAAATGTTTTGTATCAACAGTTCAGCTACAACAACTACAACAACATCTTCAACGTCAGATGCACGATATCAATCAACAGAAACCAAACCACCCTACAGCTACGTGGCTCTTATTGTTATGGCAATTCAggtattataattattttaacgcTCTAATACCTTAGAGAAAAACTCGAGAATCTTAATTTTAGTGCAAtagtaatttattcaaaagacatttcaaaaagcttttcattttttgaggttatgttcagcataacctcacatttcaaattaaattgttcACTAGGCCATTCGTAGGTGATGAACTGTGCTTTCTATTAATTTCTCATTCATTCCAAAGAACTCCCCTGGAAAGAGAGCCACCCTAAGTGACATATACAATTTCATCATGAATACCTATCCCTACTACAAGAAGAACATTAAGGGCTGGCAGAATTCCATCAGGCATAACCTGAGTCTCAATGAGTGCTTCGTGAGGATCCCCAGGGAAGGTGGAAGCGAAAGGAAAGGTAGCTGGTGGACCGTGAACAGGGACTGTGAGGATATGTTTGAAAAGGGAAACTACAGACGCCGTCGCCGGATGAAGCGTCCCTCATATCGCAATACTGGGCCAGCCTACCCTAAACTCTACAAAACCGATCCCTATCCAGGCAACTTAGGCACCAGAGCCATCTATCCACAGGCCCCATATGCCACTTTTCCGCGTTACGACACCACAGGAGCAGCCTGTGGCAGTTGGATGCCACCTTCGCAGATTCCAAACTATTCCCCATGCGCCTCACGACCGAGCTACTCCTACGGTCAGGTGAGTCACTGAAATGTCCTCAAATGGACCGAGTGTTGACGTAAATGCCctcaaaaggatatttttatgGATTTTCAGCTGCAACAGCCTGTACAATCCGTCGGCATCAATTCCTACAGCCCTCTGGCCAATAATATTGGTGAGTAGATTTTCCCGACATTACTTGCCCCTGAACTTCTGAGTTTTATTCAAATACAtttaaaggtctctacacattgggagcaatttttgtcaaaaattgcttttttgaaggaaattccctgcagcgttgtagggggaaacgtcaaatttctgtcaaaaacgcaatttttgacgaaaactgctcccaatgtgtagacgccttaagtaTTTGAGTACTACAGTGCTctaatactaaaatttaatctcTCTTTTGGAATGTGAGGTTATACActaaaatccggaaaagttaaaataaccttccggaaatgtttattttacgcTGCAGCATTGaaccgaaatctgtgtaaatattatgctttttatgtgtattacgggttaaagttaccctttttcatgttaattttacccttaaaaaggtgtaaaattaacattaaaaactgttgatatatttttacacctaaaaagtgttaaagttatgaggaaaaaaagttaatcgaacccccgttttttctcagtgtataaattcTAACCTAGGAAA encodes the following:
- the LOC129806118 gene encoding forkhead box protein L2-like isoform X11 translates to MPMSSNVDLTPLDSSVPSYSDKWSLNILPVPKIKYEHLSSIAHHLASPYDHVKAPSPIPTVIQRPQDVATSTQIPSKNEEVSSNLGPEDNPSTAVCSATTTTTTSSTSDARYQSTETKPPYSYVALIVMAIQNSPGKRATLSDIYNFIMNTYPYYKKNIKGWQNSIRHNLSLNECFVRIPREGGSERKGSWWTVNRDCEDMFEKGNYRRRRRMKRPSYRNTGPAYPKLYKTDPYPGNLGTRAIYPQAPYATFPRYDTTGAACGSWMPPSQIPNYSPCASRPSYSYGQDIFMDFQLQQPVQSVGINSYSPLANNIVSGSSSPNPCTRRFDTTPYPYWTETPSLPHAAHPIKEECISPVSQMNVTSTQQTYQKNYLPQP
- the LOC129806118 gene encoding forkhead box protein L2-like isoform X9, with product MPMSSNVDLTPLDSSVPSYSDKWSLNILPVPKIKYEHLSSIAHHLASPYDHVKAPSPIPTVIQRPQDVATSTQIPSKNEEVSSNLGPEDNPSTAVCSATTTTTTSSTSDARYQSTETKPPYSYVALIVMAIQNSPGKRATLSDIYNFIMNTYPYYKKNIKGWQNSIRHNLSLNECFVRIPREGGSERKGSWWTVNRDCEDMFEKGNYRRRRRMKRPSYRNTGPAYPKLYKTDPYPGNLGTRAIYPQAPYATFPRYDTTGAACGSWMPPSQIPNYSPCASRPSYSYGQDIFMDFQLQQPVQSVGINSYSPLANNIAVSGSSSPNPCTRRFDTTPYPYWTETPLALPHAAHPIKEECISPVSQMNVTSTQQTYQKNYLPQP
- the LOC129806118 gene encoding forkhead box protein L2-like isoform X4, encoding MSVSFDFSPKPVPMSSNVDLTPLDSSVPSYSDKWSLNILPVPKIKYEHLSSIAHHLASPYDHVKAPSPIPTVIQRPQDVATSTQIPSKNEEVSSNLGPEDNPSTAVCSATTTTTTSSTSDARYQSTETKPPYSYVALIVMAIQNSPGKRATLSDIYNFIMNTYPYYKKNIKGWQNSIRHNLSLNECFVRIPREGGSERKGSWWTVNRDCEDMFEKGNYRRRRRMKRPSYRNTGPAYPKLYKTDPYPGNLGTRAIYPQAPYATFPRYDTTGAACGSWMPPSQIPNYSPCASRPSYSYGQDIFMDFQLQQPVQSVGINSYSPLANNIVSGSSSPNPCTRRFDTTPYPYWTETPSLPHAAHPIKEECISPVSQMNVTSTQQTYQKNYLPQP
- the LOC129806118 gene encoding forkhead box protein L2-like isoform X1, translated to MSVSFDFSPKPVPMSSNVDLTPLDSSVPSYSDKWSLNILPVPKIKYEHLSSIAHHLASPYDHVKAPSPIPTVIQRPQDVATSTQIPSKNEEVSSNLGPEDNPSTAVCSATTTTTTSSTSDARYQSTETKPPYSYVALIVMAIQNSPGKRATLSDIYNFIMNTYPYYKKNIKGWQNSIRHNLSLNECFVRIPREGGSERKGSWWTVNRDCEDMFEKGNYRRRRRMKRPSYRNTGPAYPKLYKTDPYPGNLGTRAIYPQAPYATFPRYDTTGAACGSWMPPSQIPNYSPCASRPSYSYGQDIFMDFQLQQPVQSVGINSYSPLANNIAVSGSSSPNPCTRRFDTTPYPYWTETPLALPHAAHPIKEECISPVSQMNVTSTQQTYQKNYLPQP
- the LOC129806118 gene encoding forkhead box protein L2-like isoform X3, translated to MSVSFDFSPKPVPMSSNVDLTPLDSSVPSYSDKWSLNILPVPKIKYEHLSSIAHHLASPYDHVKAPSPIPTVIQRPQDVATSTQIPSKNEEVSSNLGPEDNPSTAVCSATTTTTTSSTSDARYQSTETKPPYSYVALIVMAIQNSPGKRATLSDIYNFIMNTYPYYKKNIKGWQNSIRHNLSLNECFVRIPREGGSERKGSWWTVNRDCEDMFEKGNYRRRRRMKRPSYRNTGPAYPKLYKTDPYPGNLGTRAIYPQAPYATFPRYDTTGAACGSWMPPSQIPNYSPCASRPSYSYGQDIFMDFQLQQPVQSVGINSYSPLANNIAVSGSSSPNPCTRRFDTTPYPYWTETPSLPHAAHPIKEECISPVSQMNVTSTQQTYQKNYLPQP
- the LOC129806118 gene encoding forkhead box protein L2-like isoform X2, yielding MSVSFDFSPKPVPMSSNVDLTPLDSSVPSYSDKWSLNILPVPKIKYEHLSSIAHHLASPYDHVKAPSPIPTVIQRPQDVATSTQIPSKNEEVSSNLGPEDNPSTAVCSATTTTTTSSTSDARYQSTETKPPYSYVALIVMAIQNSPGKRATLSDIYNFIMNTYPYYKKNIKGWQNSIRHNLSLNECFVRIPREGGSERKGSWWTVNRDCEDMFEKGNYRRRRRMKRPSYRNTGPAYPKLYKTDPYPGNLGTRAIYPQAPYATFPRYDTTGAACGSWMPPSQIPNYSPCASRPSYSYGQDIFMDFQLQQPVQSVGINSYSPLANNIVSGSSSPNPCTRRFDTTPYPYWTETPLALPHAAHPIKEECISPVSQMNVTSTQQTYQKNYLPQP
- the LOC129806118 gene encoding forkhead box protein L2-like isoform X5, whose amino-acid sequence is MSVSFDFSPKPVPMSSNVDLTPLDSSVPSYSDKWSLNILPVPKIKYEHLSSIAHHLASPYDHVKAPSPIPTVIQRPQDVATSTQIPSKNEEVSSNLGPEDNPSTAVCSATTTTTTSSTSDARYQSTETKPPYSYVALIVMAIQNSPGKRATLSDIYNFIMNTYPYYKKNIKGWQNSIRHNLSLNECFVRIPREGGSERKGSWWTVNRDCEDMFEKGNYRRRRRMKRPSYRNTGPAYPKLYKTDPYPGNLGTRAIYPQAPYATFPRYDTTGAACGSWMPPSQIPNYSPCASRPSYSYGQLQQPVQSVGINSYSPLANNIAVSGSSSPNPCTRRFDTTPYPYWTETPLALPHAAHPIKEECISPVSQMNVTSTQQTYQKNYLPQP
- the LOC129806118 gene encoding forkhead box protein L2-like isoform X10 — encoded protein: MPMSSNVDLTPLDSSVPSYSDKWSLNILPVPKIKYEHLSSIAHHLASPYDHVKAPSPIPTVIQRPQDVATSTQIPSKNEEVSSNLGPEDNPSTAVCSATTTTTTSSTSDARYQSTETKPPYSYVALIVMAIQNSPGKRATLSDIYNFIMNTYPYYKKNIKGWQNSIRHNLSLNECFVRIPREGGSERKGSWWTVNRDCEDMFEKGNYRRRRRMKRPSYRNTGPAYPKLYKTDPYPGNLGTRAIYPQAPYATFPRYDTTGAACGSWMPPSQIPNYSPCASRPSYSYGQDIFMDFQLQQPVQSVGINSYSPLANNIVSGSSSPNPCTRRFDTTPYPYWTETPLALPHAAHPIKEECISPVSQMNVTSTQQTYQKNYLPQP
- the LOC129806118 gene encoding forkhead box protein L2-like isoform X7; this encodes MSVSFDFSPKPVPMSSNVDLTPLDSSVPSYSDKWSLNILPVPKIKYEHLSSIAHHLASPYDHVKAPSPIPTVIQRPQDVATSTQIPSKNEEVSSNLGPEDNPSTAVCSATTTTTTSSTSDARYQSTETKPPYSYVALIVMAIQNSPGKRATLSDIYNFIMNTYPYYKKNIKGWQNSIRHNLSLNECFVRIPREGGSERKGSWWTVNRDCEDMFEKGNYRRRRRMKRPSYRNTGPAYPKLYKTDPYPGNLGTRAIYPQAPYATFPRYDTTGAACGSWMPPSQIPNYSPCASRPSYSYGQLQQPVQSVGINSYSPLANNIAVSGSSSPNPCTRRFDTTPYPYWTETPSLPHAAHPIKEECISPVSQMNVTSTQQTYQKNYLPQP
- the LOC129806118 gene encoding forkhead box protein L2-like isoform X6; protein product: MSVSFDFSPKPVPMSSNVDLTPLDSSVPSYSDKWSLNILPVPKIKYEHLSSIAHHLASPYDHVKAPSPIPTVIQRPQDVATSTQIPSKNEEVSSNLGPEDNPSTAVCSATTTTTTSSTSDARYQSTETKPPYSYVALIVMAIQNSPGKRATLSDIYNFIMNTYPYYKKNIKGWQNSIRHNLSLNECFVRIPREGGSERKGSWWTVNRDCEDMFEKGNYRRRRRMKRPSYRNTGPAYPKLYKTDPYPGNLGTRAIYPQAPYATFPRYDTTGAACGSWMPPSQIPNYSPCASRPSYSYGQLQQPVQSVGINSYSPLANNIVSGSSSPNPCTRRFDTTPYPYWTETPLALPHAAHPIKEECISPVSQMNVTSTQQTYQKNYLPQP
- the LOC129806118 gene encoding forkhead box protein L2-like isoform X8 codes for the protein MSVSFDFSPKPVPMSSNVDLTPLDSSVPSYSDKWSLNILPVPKIKYEHLSSIAHHLASPYDHVKAPSPIPTVIQRPQDVATSTQIPSKNEEVSSNLGPEDNPSTAVCSATTTTTTSSTSDARYQSTETKPPYSYVALIVMAIQNSPGKRATLSDIYNFIMNTYPYYKKNIKGWQNSIRHNLSLNECFVRIPREGGSERKGSWWTVNRDCEDMFEKGNYRRRRRMKRPSYRNTGPAYPKLYKTDPYPGNLGTRAIYPQAPYATFPRYDTTGAACGSWMPPSQIPNYSPCASRPSYSYGQLQQPVQSVGINSYSPLANNIVSGSSSPNPCTRRFDTTPYPYWTETPSLPHAAHPIKEECISPVSQMNVTSTQQTYQKNYLPQP